The following are encoded together in the Cicer arietinum cultivar CDC Frontier isolate Library 1 chromosome 2, Cicar.CDCFrontier_v2.0, whole genome shotgun sequence genome:
- the LOC101507770 gene encoding TORTIFOLIA1-like protein 4 → MSSRRHSLSGPPQLTSTASTHELRQRVITCLNKLSDRDTLATATSELESIARTLSHDSFSSFLSCIHNTDSSSKSPVRKQCVNILSLLSRFHGDALSPFLSKMISTVLRRLRDPDTAVRSACVDAVSEMSSRITRPAFSVAFLKPFMDALALEQDANVQIGAALCLAAAVEAAPELEVETLRRTALPKLGKVLKTESCKAKAPVLVLIGSVVAVGGAASRGAMNWLVPCLVEFLGSEDWNVRKASAEALGKVASVEKDLASQHKVLCLDSLQNRRFDKVKVVRETMNRALDMWKEVSDFSENIPAPLKSACASNGTDDGKGQAVIKSSPFAGNKLSQPKKIVPSNKSPPSTVSILSSGKGESSLKSNDKDSRMRMLHQQDHEKLSNEKPETPVSKSSFSNMTKENDIRRCDFESSKSAPHQNSANSRADVKRVFFSKMSDEKMRRYGGSKSRVVPYNDDGDLDTDVTVNNVNEICESQQDVEDLSLIREQLIQIENQQSNLLDLLQRFIGTSQNGMNSLETRVHGLEMALDEISYDLAVSSGRISNADAIEDMCCKLPGTDFLSSKFWKRTEGRYSTSRFSIGSSASTNTVHNLTDKNGSKEIFTNNKRFQHRRDEDGFFVNPLSEIQSDLKGRSGKHLYKMSNHIVQDAASVLSNSSSRFDGISSTSQILRNQNVRSSA, encoded by the exons ATGTCCTCAAGGCGCCACTCGCTAAGCGGTCCTCCCCAACTCACTTCCACCGCGTCGACTCACGAGCTCCGGCAACGAGTCATTACGTGTCTCAACAAGCTCTCCGACAGGGATACACTCGCAACTGCCACTTCAGAGCTTGAATCCATTGCTCGAACCCTAAGTCACGATTCTTTCTCCTCTTTTCTCTCTTGCATTCACAACACTGATTCCTCTTCTAAATCACCGGTTCGGAAACAATGCGTTAATATTTTGAGCCTTCTTTCGCGTTTCCACGGTGATGCTCTCTCtccttttctttctaaaatGATATCCACCGTCCTCCGTCGTCTCCGAGATCCTGATACTGCTGTTAGATCCGCTTGTGTTGACGCTGTTTCCGAAATGTCGTCCCGCATTACTCGCCCGGCGTTCTCCGTCGCGTTTCTGAAGCCGTTTATGGACGCTTTGGCGCTGGAGCAGGACGCGAATGTTCAGATCGGCGCCGCGCTGTGTCTCGCCGCGGCTGTTGAAGCGGCGCCGGAGCTGGAAGTGGAAACGCTTCGAAGGACTGCGCTTCCGAAGCTAGGGAAGGTTCTGAAGACTGAATCGTGTAAAGCGAAGGCGCCGGTGTTGGTGCTGATCGGAAGTGTCGTTGCCGTCGGCGGTGCGGCGAGTCGTGGAGCGATGAATTGGTTGGTTCCGTGTCTTGTGGAGTTTCTAGGCAGTGAGGATTGGAATGTGAGAAAGGCTTCGGCGGAGGCGTTGGGGAAGGTGGCTTCGGTGGAGAAAGATTTAGCGTCGCAGCATAAGGTTCTGTGTTTGGATTCGTTGCAGAATCGTAGGTTTGATAAG GTTAAAGTTGTTAGAGAAACTATGAATCGTGCGTTGGATATGTGGAAGGAAGTAAGTGATTTTTCTGAAAATATTCCTGCTCCGTTAAAGTCTGCATGTGCTTCAAATG GCACAGATGATGGTAAAGGTCAAGCCGTGATCAAAAGTTCACCCTTTGCTGGTAATAAATTGTCCCAACCGAAAAAAATAGTCCCTTCAAATAAGTCCCCTCCATCTACAGTTTCGATTTTATCCTCTGGTAAAGGAGAGAGTTCTCTGAAGAGTAATGACAAGGATTCAAGAATGAGGATGTTGCATCAGCAGGATCATGAGAAATTATCCAATGAGAAACCTGAAACTCCAGTATCAAAGTCCTCCTTTTCAAATATGACTAAGGAAAATGATATTAGAAGGTGTGATTTTGAATCTTCTAAATCAGCCCCACATCAGAATTCGGCAAATTCGAGAGCTGATGTAAAGCGAGTTTTCTTTAGCAAGATGTCTGACGAGAAAATGCGGAGGTATGGTGGTTCAAAATCTCGTGTAGTTCCATATAATGATGATGGTGATCTCGACACAGATGTTACTGTCAACAATGTAAACGAAATTTGTGAGAGCCAACAAGATGTTGAGGATTTGTCTTTGATCCGGGAACAACTTATTCAAATTGAAAACCAACAATCAAATCTGTTAGACCTCCTCCAG AGATTTATTGGAACCTCCCAAAATGGGATGAATTCTCTGGAGACACGCGTACATGGTCTAGAGATGGCCTTAGATGAAATATCATATGATTTGGCAGTATCAAGTGGTAGGATTTCCAATGCTGATGCCATAGAAGACATGTGTTGCAAGCTACCTGGTACTGACTTTTTGAGTTCTAAATTCTGGAAGAGGACCGAAGGTCGGTATTCCACGTCAAGATTCTCTATTGGAAGCTCAGCATCAACAAATACTGTGCATAATTTAACTGATAAAAATGGAAGCAAAGAAATTTTTACAAATAACAAAAGATTTCAGCATCGTAGGGATGAGGATGGATTTTTTGTGAACCCGTTGTCAGAAATTCAAAGCGATTTGAAGGGGCGTTCAGGGAAACATTTGTATAAAATGTCTAACCACATTGTTCAAGATGCTGCTAGTGTACTAAGTAACAGTTCCAGCAGATTTGATGGCATTTCGTCAACTAGTCAAATACTGAGAAACCAGAATGTCAG GTCATCTGCGTAG